A window from Gasterosteus aculeatus chromosome 14, fGasAcu3.hap1.1, whole genome shotgun sequence encodes these proteins:
- the spag16 gene encoding sperm-associated antigen 16 protein produces MNVEEECEEEMREAALSAVPIRTPTPSKRQIVPKTPEAVDDFLRNFLRRAGLNQTLNVFEPEWYGSAQKLLSETLRTAWTGVFIPDALTHRQLLQRELETVRVETDRLRQDVLVAGERLVRTQRERDFHRLQHRRVAEEKNRLIQHSQQLKKHLESYEPVLRQLEDKYQAALRQKTLITLEKDRVQNPTDARLNEEKSPNLKKSSIKRSGSGNKSPTKRTVARHPKDTEFPVCSRRNPPLAQGAFQKWENTISFRAHELPISCIDLHPQELILATASDDRSWRLWELLPNGEKLGQTLLTGEGHSDWLSGCSFHPDGAKLATTGGDCTVRLWDLSRGRCVLSLPGHGRPTWGCSFHCRGHVLASCSADRTAKVWDLNSQRCRLTLRRHAASVSSVCFLPLSDLLLTASADKTLAEWDARLGACTASFHGHRHPCSHAAFSPAGDATLASCDTRGIVHLWDARKPALPTATVDAGPLAANQVAFSPSGKALAVAGSDGVLRVVQVDSGVTSSLSGSGDGVQSVTFDHEGESVTCAGRDGVISVWAGQ; encoded by the exons atgaatgTTGAGGAGGAATGtgaagaggagatgagggaggctGCCCTCTCCGCGGTTCCCATAAGGACACCCACCCCGTCCAAACGACAGATCGTCCCCAAAACCCCGGAGGCAGTGGACGACTTCCTGAGGAACTTCCTGCGGAGGGCCGGACTGAACCAAACTCTGAATGTCTTCGAGCCTGAGTGGTATGGATCGGCTCAGAAGCTCCTGAGCGAAACTCTAAGGACGGCATGGACGGGCGTCTTCATTCCTgatgctctcacacacaggcAGCTCCTCCAGAGGGAGCTGGAGACGGTCCGCGTGGAGACAGACCGCCTCAGACAGGACGTGCTGGTTGCAGGAGAGCGCCTGGTGAGgacgcagagggagagggacttCCACCGGCTACAGCACCGGCGAGTCgctgaggagaaaaacaggcTCATCCAGCACTCGCAACAGCTGAAGAAACACCTGGAGTCCTACGAGCCGGTGCTCAGGCAGCTGGAGGATAAATATCAAGCAGCCCTGAGGCAGAAAACGCTCATCACTTTGGAAAAGGACCGAGTTCAAAACCCCACCGACGCAAGACTGAATGAAGAGAAATCCCCAAACCTGAAAAAGAGCAGCATCAAAAGGAGCGGCAGTGGTAACAAATCACCAACCAAACGCACCGTAGCCAGACATCCAAAGGACACGGAGTTTCCCGTCTGCAGCAGGCGGAACCCTCCTCTGGCTCAGGGGGCATTTCAAAAATGGGAAAACACCATTTCCTTCAGAGCCCACGAGCTTCCCATCAGCTGCATTGACCTTCATCCACAAGAACTGATCCTCGCCACCGCCAGTGATGACCGCAGCTGGAGGCTGTGGGAGCTGCTGCCCAACGGAGAGAAG CTTGGCCAGACGCTGCTGACGGGTGAGGGTCACTCCGATTGGCTGTCTGGCTGCAGCTTCCACCCCGACGGAGCAAAACTGGCAACGACCGGTGGAGACTGTACG GTGCGGCTCTGGGATTTGTCCCGCGGCCGCTGCGTGCTGTCGCTGCCCGGCCACGGCCGGCCCACCTGGGGCTGCTCCTTCCACTGCCGCGGCCACGTCCTGGCCTCCTGCTCCGCCGACCGCACCGCCAAGGTGTGGGACCTGAACAGCCAGCGCTGCAGGCTCACGCTGCGTCGCCACGCCGCCTCCGTCAGCAGCGTCTGCTTCCTGCCCCTCTCCGACCTGCTCCTCACGGCCTCGGCTGACAAGACGCTCGCCGAGTGGGACGCCAGACTGGGCGCGTGCACCGCCAGCTTCCATGGGCACCGGCACCCATGCAGCCACGCCGCCTTCAGCCCAGCGGGCGACGCCACGTTGGCCTCCTGCGACACACGTGGCATCGTCCACCTGTGGGACGCCAGGAAGCCTGCGTTGCCGACAGCGACGGTTGATGCCGGGCCACTGGCTGCCAACCAGGTGGCGTTCAGCCCGTCGGGGAAGGCGCTGGCCGTCGCCGGCTCTGACGGCGTGCTCAGGGTGGTGCAGGTGGATTCCGGCGTGACGAGTAGCCTGTCGGGATCCGGCGATGGAGTGCAGAGCGTGACGTTCGACCACGAGGGAGAGAGTGTGACGTGCGCGGGGAGAGACGGGGTGATCAGCGTCTGGGCGGGACAGTGA